Proteins from one Carassius gibelio isolate Cgi1373 ecotype wild population from Czech Republic chromosome A25, carGib1.2-hapl.c, whole genome shotgun sequence genomic window:
- the LOC127947348 gene encoding uncharacterized protein C11orf24 isoform X1 — MVSATHVTMPVHPFLVLLPILGLLVFPYSPMHLVNGLGIVEKPKNCSLSLCPAGEFGSKAQNVSCENATNFKNPSVEPDVNLNDSVHLGKNQTGESVMQNQLSDTNSQSSPDGSSNNVTLNADDFIFRTSTTTNLATLPDKFMTISTTNLQTTPTEMVPTTITVAKPPITSITLTTPAATSTNTTKPKPIAASPTPSPTTSRITTTSITVAQTMFSKPSSSPSPSGTKTSASISPSVPTTNSSTTTAKQIQTSPASSDEKKPSPTTPKTSLSPLVVASTLPKDIPKGDQAVIEVAGDPLTSHLLNTSSLLAVLLFGLLFFLVTVVLFLKQAYESYKRKDYTQVDYLINGMYSDSGV; from the exons ATGGTCTCAGCCACTCATGTGACCATGCCTGTCCATCCTTTCCTGGTCCTGCTGCCCATTCTGGGTCTCCTTGTGTTTCCATATTCACCCATGCATTTGGTAAATGGCCTCGGGATAGTGGAAAAACCGAAGAATTGTTCCCTGAGTCTTT GTCCTGCAGGGGAATTCGGTTCGAAGGCCCAGAATGTTTCTTGTGAAAATGCCACAAATTTCAAAAACCCGTCAGTGGAACCAGATGTGAACCTAAATG ACTCTGTCCATCTGGGCAAAAATCAGACTGGTGAATCTGTGATGCAAAATCAGCTTTCTGACACAAACTCCCAATCTTCTCCAGATGGTTCTTCAAATAATGTCACACTTAATGCTGATGACTTCATCTTCAGGACTTCCACTACCACAAATCTGGCCACTTTACCAGACAAATTTATGACCATATCGACCACCAACCTTCAGACCACTCCAACAGAGATGGTCCCCACAACCATTACAGTGGCAAAACCACCAATCACCTCAATAACTCTGACAACACCAGCTGCGACATCCACCAACACAACTAAACCTAAACCAATCGCAGCCAGCCCTACACCCTCTCCAACAACTAGCAGAATAACCACCACCTCCATAACAGTTGCACAAACCATGTTTTCAAAACCGTCTTCTTCACCATCACCATCAGGGACCAAAACTTCCGCCAGCATCTCACCATCAGTGCCTACAACAAATTCATCCACTACTACCGCAAAACAAATCCAAACTTCTCCAGCATCATCAGATGAGAAGAAGCCATCACCAACCACGCCAAAAACCTCATTGAGCCCCTTAGTAGTGGCATCTACACTGCCCAAGGACATTCCCAAAGGGGACCAAGCCGTGATTGAGGTGGCCGGAGACCCTTTGACCAGCCACCTGTTGAACACAAGCTCCTTGTTGGCCGTTCTTCTGTTTGGCCTCCTCTTCTTCTTGGTCACGGTGGTGCTGTTTCTCAAACAAGCATACGAGAGTTACAAGCGGAAGGACTACACTCAGGTCGACTATCTCATCAACGGAATGTACTCCGATTCAGGGGTCTGA
- the LOC127947348 gene encoding uncharacterized protein C11orf24 isoform X4: MVSATHVTMPVHPFLVLLPILGLLVFPYSPMHLVNGLGIVEKPKNCSLSPAGEFGSKAQNVSCENATNFKNPSVEPDVNLNDGSSNNVTLNADDFIFRTSTTTNLATLPDKFMTISTTNLQTTPTEMVPTTITVAKPPITSITLTTPAATSTNTTKPKPIAASPTPSPTTSRITTTSITVAQTMFSKPSSSPSPSGTKTSASISPSVPTTNSSTTTAKQIQTSPASSDEKKPSPTTPKTSLSPLVVASTLPKDIPKGDQAVIEVAGDPLTSHLLNTSSLLAVLLFGLLFFLVTVVLFLKQAYESYKRKDYTQVDYLINGMYSDSGV; this comes from the exons ATGGTCTCAGCCACTCATGTGACCATGCCTGTCCATCCTTTCCTGGTCCTGCTGCCCATTCTGGGTCTCCTTGTGTTTCCATATTCACCCATGCATTTGGTAAATGGCCTCGGGATAGTGGAAAAACCGAAGAATTGTTCCCTGA GTCCTGCAGGGGAATTCGGTTCGAAGGCCCAGAATGTTTCTTGTGAAAATGCCACAAATTTCAAAAACCCGTCAGTGGAACCAGATGTGAACCTAAATG ATGGTTCTTCAAATAATGTCACACTTAATGCTGATGACTTCATCTTCAGGACTTCCACTACCACAAATCTGGCCACTTTACCAGACAAATTTATGACCATATCGACCACCAACCTTCAGACCACTCCAACAGAGATGGTCCCCACAACCATTACAGTGGCAAAACCACCAATCACCTCAATAACTCTGACAACACCAGCTGCGACATCCACCAACACAACTAAACCTAAACCAATCGCAGCCAGCCCTACACCCTCTCCAACAACTAGCAGAATAACCACCACCTCCATAACAGTTGCACAAACCATGTTTTCAAAACCGTCTTCTTCACCATCACCATCAGGGACCAAAACTTCCGCCAGCATCTCACCATCAGTGCCTACAACAAATTCATCCACTACTACCGCAAAACAAATCCAAACTTCTCCAGCATCATCAGATGAGAAGAAGCCATCACCAACCACGCCAAAAACCTCATTGAGCCCCTTAGTAGTGGCATCTACACTGCCCAAGGACATTCCCAAAGGGGACCAAGCCGTGATTGAGGTGGCCGGAGACCCTTTGACCAGCCACCTGTTGAACACAAGCTCCTTGTTGGCCGTTCTTCTGTTTGGCCTCCTCTTCTTCTTGGTCACGGTGGTGCTGTTTCTCAAACAAGCATACGAGAGTTACAAGCGGAAGGACTACACTCAGGTCGACTATCTCATCAACGGAATGTACTCCGATTCAGGGGTCTGA
- the LOC127947348 gene encoding uncharacterized protein C11orf24 isoform X2 — MVSATHVTMPVHPFLVLLPILGLLVFPYSPMHLVNGLGIVEKPKNCSLSPAGEFGSKAQNVSCENATNFKNPSVEPDVNLNDSVHLGKNQTGESVMQNQLSDTNSQSSPDGSSNNVTLNADDFIFRTSTTTNLATLPDKFMTISTTNLQTTPTEMVPTTITVAKPPITSITLTTPAATSTNTTKPKPIAASPTPSPTTSRITTTSITVAQTMFSKPSSSPSPSGTKTSASISPSVPTTNSSTTTAKQIQTSPASSDEKKPSPTTPKTSLSPLVVASTLPKDIPKGDQAVIEVAGDPLTSHLLNTSSLLAVLLFGLLFFLVTVVLFLKQAYESYKRKDYTQVDYLINGMYSDSGV; from the exons ATGGTCTCAGCCACTCATGTGACCATGCCTGTCCATCCTTTCCTGGTCCTGCTGCCCATTCTGGGTCTCCTTGTGTTTCCATATTCACCCATGCATTTGGTAAATGGCCTCGGGATAGTGGAAAAACCGAAGAATTGTTCCCTGA GTCCTGCAGGGGAATTCGGTTCGAAGGCCCAGAATGTTTCTTGTGAAAATGCCACAAATTTCAAAAACCCGTCAGTGGAACCAGATGTGAACCTAAATG ACTCTGTCCATCTGGGCAAAAATCAGACTGGTGAATCTGTGATGCAAAATCAGCTTTCTGACACAAACTCCCAATCTTCTCCAGATGGTTCTTCAAATAATGTCACACTTAATGCTGATGACTTCATCTTCAGGACTTCCACTACCACAAATCTGGCCACTTTACCAGACAAATTTATGACCATATCGACCACCAACCTTCAGACCACTCCAACAGAGATGGTCCCCACAACCATTACAGTGGCAAAACCACCAATCACCTCAATAACTCTGACAACACCAGCTGCGACATCCACCAACACAACTAAACCTAAACCAATCGCAGCCAGCCCTACACCCTCTCCAACAACTAGCAGAATAACCACCACCTCCATAACAGTTGCACAAACCATGTTTTCAAAACCGTCTTCTTCACCATCACCATCAGGGACCAAAACTTCCGCCAGCATCTCACCATCAGTGCCTACAACAAATTCATCCACTACTACCGCAAAACAAATCCAAACTTCTCCAGCATCATCAGATGAGAAGAAGCCATCACCAACCACGCCAAAAACCTCATTGAGCCCCTTAGTAGTGGCATCTACACTGCCCAAGGACATTCCCAAAGGGGACCAAGCCGTGATTGAGGTGGCCGGAGACCCTTTGACCAGCCACCTGTTGAACACAAGCTCCTTGTTGGCCGTTCTTCTGTTTGGCCTCCTCTTCTTCTTGGTCACGGTGGTGCTGTTTCTCAAACAAGCATACGAGAGTTACAAGCGGAAGGACTACACTCAGGTCGACTATCTCATCAACGGAATGTACTCCGATTCAGGGGTCTGA
- the LOC127947348 gene encoding uncharacterized protein C11orf24 isoform X3 codes for MVSATHVTMPVHPFLVLLPILGLLVFPYSPMHLVNGLGIVEKPKNCSLSLCPAGEFGSKAQNVSCENATNFKNPSVEPDVNLNDGSSNNVTLNADDFIFRTSTTTNLATLPDKFMTISTTNLQTTPTEMVPTTITVAKPPITSITLTTPAATSTNTTKPKPIAASPTPSPTTSRITTTSITVAQTMFSKPSSSPSPSGTKTSASISPSVPTTNSSTTTAKQIQTSPASSDEKKPSPTTPKTSLSPLVVASTLPKDIPKGDQAVIEVAGDPLTSHLLNTSSLLAVLLFGLLFFLVTVVLFLKQAYESYKRKDYTQVDYLINGMYSDSGV; via the exons ATGGTCTCAGCCACTCATGTGACCATGCCTGTCCATCCTTTCCTGGTCCTGCTGCCCATTCTGGGTCTCCTTGTGTTTCCATATTCACCCATGCATTTGGTAAATGGCCTCGGGATAGTGGAAAAACCGAAGAATTGTTCCCTGAGTCTTT GTCCTGCAGGGGAATTCGGTTCGAAGGCCCAGAATGTTTCTTGTGAAAATGCCACAAATTTCAAAAACCCGTCAGTGGAACCAGATGTGAACCTAAATG ATGGTTCTTCAAATAATGTCACACTTAATGCTGATGACTTCATCTTCAGGACTTCCACTACCACAAATCTGGCCACTTTACCAGACAAATTTATGACCATATCGACCACCAACCTTCAGACCACTCCAACAGAGATGGTCCCCACAACCATTACAGTGGCAAAACCACCAATCACCTCAATAACTCTGACAACACCAGCTGCGACATCCACCAACACAACTAAACCTAAACCAATCGCAGCCAGCCCTACACCCTCTCCAACAACTAGCAGAATAACCACCACCTCCATAACAGTTGCACAAACCATGTTTTCAAAACCGTCTTCTTCACCATCACCATCAGGGACCAAAACTTCCGCCAGCATCTCACCATCAGTGCCTACAACAAATTCATCCACTACTACCGCAAAACAAATCCAAACTTCTCCAGCATCATCAGATGAGAAGAAGCCATCACCAACCACGCCAAAAACCTCATTGAGCCCCTTAGTAGTGGCATCTACACTGCCCAAGGACATTCCCAAAGGGGACCAAGCCGTGATTGAGGTGGCCGGAGACCCTTTGACCAGCCACCTGTTGAACACAAGCTCCTTGTTGGCCGTTCTTCTGTTTGGCCTCCTCTTCTTCTTGGTCACGGTGGTGCTGTTTCTCAAACAAGCATACGAGAGTTACAAGCGGAAGGACTACACTCAGGTCGACTATCTCATCAACGGAATGTACTCCGATTCAGGGGTCTGA